Genomic window (Brassica napus cultivar Da-Ae unplaced genomic scaffold, Da-Ae ScsIHWf_2572;HRSCAF=3319, whole genome shotgun sequence):
TGAGAAATATAAAATAGGATAACATATTTTACGTTCATATTTTCACATTACAAACTTCCACAAACATATAAGTTCTGCATCAGTGGTGTTCAAACAAGCCAAAATACGATATTCTTGAGCCAACTATTTCACAACAAAAGAGGCAACTTATTTATTCTAATAGATTTAAACATGCAGTTCTTAAAAGAAGGGACGAAACACACCGCTGCCCTCATCCGGATCAGAGCACGAGCCATTCAAAGATTCGACGGGAACATCTCCATTGCTTGGTACTTTATTTCCAAGAGTAAGGGTTAGATCAAGGGTAGGTTCTGCCTTGTTGGAGTTGTCCTCTGGAGTTGGGCCAATAGGAAATTCTGAAGATCCTGCTTGGTTTATGTTACCCACTACTGTAGAGATATCACCTACACAATCGACAAAAATAGAAAACTTAAGTTCAATATTACTATGATTCTCAAAAATTCcctatgttttttcttttactctACCTTCCATAACACTCGGTCCATTGTTTGATAGTTCCATAGCAATTGTTGCGATAACTTCAGATGGAGGGGCAGAAGTGATGATGTTGTTTTCGTTCAAACCGTCTGAAGAAGCGGTGGTCGAGCCATCATCATCGTCGATGATGATTATTATTGCTGGTTGGGGGGCTGCGATTCTTCGATTTGGAGCAAGAGGCAAACCAATCACACCTTCAGTTGGGTGGGTTGAATGTGCATAGTAGACTTCATAGTCATTTTCATGACCGGCTATTCCATCCCAGTATTCCTCTTCCTCCGTCATGTCTCTCCAAACATTTAGCGGCTCCACTTGTAGAGGGGTTGAATGATTCAGAAGAGATGCTGGTTGGCCAATTGGGATTTCATATTGCAACTCCTCAATATTCATCGGTTCACCGTAGAGCACTAGgaataaattataaacattagtATTTGTTATAcagattaaatataataaaatagattttggtttataaaccGGATGTTCTTGTATCCATTTCCACTATTACGTTTATCAGTCACAAGTGAAACCATtgatatataaatcaatatattactttaatatCACTTTTCTAACCTTCTATATATTTATGAGTGAAGAAACAAATACTATTACTAGTCATTACGGTTTAATTAGTACTACTATTAGTTAAGAAAATTAAGTCTCCTATACCTTTTTCATTTTCAGCGTAGTAGAACTCTTCCTCCGGTGAAATGGTACCGGCTTCTGCCATAGCTACAACATCGTCGACGGTTAACCGTGGAAACCCTGTTGCCTCTTCTGCTTGGACGTTGTCATTAGGCAGACCATATACCATTTCTATCTCAAGAGCAACACGAAATTCAATGAGGAGTTGTGGCTCATTGAACATTATTTTCAATATGTGTTTGCTACATACGATCGGATGGCCTCCAaccaaatctattaaaaattaaatataaaatcagttaACCCTTTTGAtctgatttttaataattattatggaCTAACCAAGAATGGCTTGACGATGTTGGGCTTCTGATACGCCCTCTTCGAGGTAAGTTGTATCACCTATAGTGAAAGGCGATCGACGCAAGAACTCGTACCTTGCAACTAGTTCAGGTGCACTAGTTACGTAGAGCACCGCCTCAGACATGTAGTCTCTTACACTTGTCAGAATCTCAACATCCTTGTCACAGGATAAGGTGATCGGCAGCGTTTTTGGACCATCAGGGACAATCATCCAGTCAGGGAGTTGATAAGTCAAGGCAACGGGAGTTAGTATCCCGAGATTTAACCTTATACGAATCAACTCGACCAGACCATCAAAGGTTTCGTTGTTGTTGATTATGATGGCTTCACCGTGATAAGAAGAAGTTACCTCAAACGACCAATCTCCATTTGAATTTTTAGTCCAAAGCCCTAAAGAGAGCTTCACCAATCTTTCCATCTATACAAAATCGTTTAAAAATTTCCAGTCAATGTCAAATACTTGTGTATGGAAATCTAAAATAATCTAAAGCAGCAAATACTTTATCTTTATCAGTAAaagataaaccctaaaaaagttataaatttagCTACCTTATTTTAAGCCAATCTTCGGGATGGCACAAAGAAAACTGGATTTGGTGATGATTCTTTATATCGCCATATTGATCTGGGAGCATGTATTTATAGCAATTATTGGAGGAGAAGGTGAAGTTACTTGCACAATATCCAGCTAATACGCAAGTGTAGTCTGCACCGGCTACCTAGTGATAGGCATCATGATTATATTATAGGTTACGAAAATATCTCTGACAACtgcaatattatattaatatacagCATTCTCGAATTGTTCCTTGCAACAATTGCATTGTTAAATTGGTTTACATGTTTCGGTTTGTATAATTTAAATGACAAACATGTAAAAACCGATATGGTCAGACAATTTATCTCATTAATAGTAAGCAATATTAATCGGTATGGTAAATGTTCCACTATCATATTGTCACGGTTCAAAACGTTTTACGCACAAGGTATTACTTTTTggactttatttttaattcatcaCCTACACACTTTTGAAATTGATATTTTATTGTCCTTTTCGATTAATTGAACCGATCTTATGATTCTTAAACCTTGCTAGTTCGTATGAATTCAACACGTTGGTAACCATGTTTCCCAGTTAACCAGAACTGTAATCTCCCATTAcaaaaatttttgttattattctaCCCACATTACGTTTCATTGCCCATACTACGTACTTTTGATGTCCATTGTTTTTTTCCTCTTTAAGCCTTCCTACgaaaatgtttttcatttttgataCGAAGATCCTTTTTGGGAATAAGCCaaacattttcttttattgtaCAGATACTATCCGTGacaaaaagaataaataattgaatgttgttttttacatatatttgtcTTCATTTCCACATAAATCAAGCTTCGAAACCTCCGATGCGCGGGAGTATAAGTGAGACAAACTGTCTTTTCTTCTGACAACAACTGACAATCATATCTAACATAGATATTCCCTACCTACGATACCGATATAGCCTACATATATATCATCACGTTTTTCGCGGGACTTGAATGTAAATTCACATGCTTCTTCCTATTCGACTTCCTAAAAAAAGTTGTTTCTGCATGCTTTACTAATAATCTTCTGTTTCGTGTTTTTGTGGCCAATTTGGcctaaatttaattcataaaaatattattataacgtatatatataattatttacatatatgtatatatatatgcatataacagattGAATTAGATGtttgtttctaaaaatattggtatttatgatttgcttcttttttggatattgtattttagtatttgatttgtttcgtaaagttatggatatccagatttttttggttcaataaaaacggataacgaatcgaatcaaaatttatgaatattttgctcaactttatccgtaaacaataaaaataatatatatagtttacctttttattcattatatatctttattcgaaccgaaaaattcaatgttTTATTGAAACTAtatatgtgagttttatatcaaaaaaaaatataatgtgaacacatttatgaatatagtgtgaacacgTTAGTAGCAGTAATGCAAAAAATCATCCGCGAACAATTTGTAGAATCACCAAAAAAATTCATACACAACACGAtcgttcatatatatatatatatattttttttttttcttttgaaaaaatggTTAGGAAAGATTCGGTGAAATTTGTAGGGTAAAGTAAGGATTTTAttgtttcaactttcaagacacATTGAGAAATTGTCATAGATTTAGCAGATAGTCTTGGGGTATCTCATGATCAGAGAGTGATGGAAATTGTAGTTATGAAAAATTATGAGTTAGGTCGGCAGTCCTCCATATTTGTTCATGTGGATGATTTTTGCATTTTTgctttcaaaaaatattattatttttttcaaaaaaaaaaaaaattgttagtgTTAAGTACTACACTGAAAAGATATTTACCATTATCCATTTGATCTTTTTCCtaaacttcaaaatatttttttctgaaatgttgaaaaattatttatatcatggGAAAAGGTTAAAAATcttcaattataaaatttctgACCAAAAATTCAGGTTTTTTactagtagtttttttttcttccaaacaTGATTGATGAGACTctagtaatttatttatatcatggCTGACCAACCCATATTTAGTGTCCATGCtgtaaatgaaaattttgaaaggCCTTCACTTCCCATCTGAGGCCTCAAAGAAGAGGTTCCTCCTGCCGGCAGAGAATCATAATAAACTCTTGCATAGCCAAACGATTCTAAGTGCCTCAATTGATTACAATGAAAGCAGGAACCGGCATGATAAGCTCCTTTGTTCCAGATAGTTACTGGATGTGTTTGTAGAGAGAGACTCTTTCTTATATTCTTAAAAATGTTtctgataaatatttttgtcaaactattataagtatttatttaaataaaattgtttaccTATTAAAAATAGAAGAATGGACTTGGGACGGTCGCAAAAGTTTTCCTGTGTAAGCCGGGCCCTGGACAAATCACTAACGCTTCCCTTTTTATATAAACTAGAGCccgtgtccgcgcttcgcgcggattacatatttaattaaagAACAGTTTAATTAAAATTGGGAGTTTTGATGTTTCTGAAAGTGTAAgttaagttttgtttcttttataatgCGAAGTCGTTGGAAGCgatgatcattttttttataaactaaagtaagtttgaataataaattatgttgatgaatttaatattcgtaagagaaaataatatttgagtGTGCCTATTTAATTGACGTAGAAAGCTGTAacgtaaattttaaaaaagttgaCTGGTGTCGTTTGCTATGAGGTTTAGGATAGCAATTTATTCCTCTTTTGGAAGCGTTGTATGATATCAATATCGTTGTCAAAGTAGAAGCGCGATCCAGGTGTGGTTATGAGTGATAGTTTCCTTGAAAAAGTGAAATATTTGTAAGCATTTAGTTTGACATAaactttatgtttagtttattacctTCATGTAACCGTAGAATGATACTTGTGATGATTACGATTTGGTTTTTTCTGGTAGATATGGGATTTAACTCCCTGAAATTAGACGTCTCCTTGTCCCATAAAGTTAAACGTACCAGTTTGGATCtacaaataattattgtattatatttcaaatttttatattttctatatatctagggtattaggaTCATTTTGGGCATTTTTCTACATGTCATctctacaattaaaaaaataaacatgagacggataattttatttaatgttggtAATATCTTAtgcatcatctataaaataaatatatattcatatataacattccagatttagtaatattattatttttatataattatacaatttgtattactaaagctttttaaaatatgcaaatttTAAACATCTAAATATCTAATCATATGAtatttagtttcttatatatctacaaaattttaaaaatattgtttaggccaaatgtttgataattatacaattttatatcatttttattagttttatacaatttgatataatatatatcaaatctatattaaattttattaagataataataaaatctataacatttaataaaaattatttttaaatataagttagaacAACACTAAGAACCTCAATTGAAATAGCATAATAGTAGGATGCGTGAGAAGCTTGGTGATTCAACACGCCTCCGGTCACTGTGACGAAAGACTAAACAAAAGCAtgtaatttcataaaatagaaTGAGTTTTTTAGTTTCTTGGTATCATATACCGTAAATGGATATTGGGCTGACTTCAGTATTAACTGGGATTCAAATAAATTGTTTGGGCTTCATAATTGACATGGATATCAGTCCAGTCTGAGATGAACTGGTAGATTGATTGGCCAGGAATTTTTTGCCTATGTGGCACATCTTAGAAGTCTCTAAAATAGCTCTTTTTATAACGTAGGATGAAAACCTTGGTTCGGAAACAAAGCTTATTACTGTTGATAAAGGTTTACAAACCGAAACAAACGATAAAACACAAAGTACAAAACCAAAAGTTTAGGACATGATGCAAACCAGAAACGTTAAACGAAATGAGAAGTTTTAGAAcggaaaaataaaaacagaatatcCAGTGAGAAACACAGCCTCTGCAAGATAAATCAAGCACCACCACGCAAAGACTTTGTCCATCACCACCAGCAAGCCAGAAATGATAAATACTCTTCTTCACCTTCCTTCTAGCCTCACCCCACCATTGCCTGGCTCAATAAAACAACATATCACATTGTATTAGAGAGCAATGAAGAAGGAAACATACTATCGtacatacatgtatatatagacTATTTACAGACAAAGAGAGCTTACATGGAAGAAGGCTTTCGGTGAAGGGGAACATAGCAGGACTCGTAAATTGAGTAGGAGGCCCGCCCCTTTCTTCCCACTTTCTAGTATTCACATGATAAGTCCACCATTGCCACTCAGTCACACACAGGATCTCCTTCTCTGATGACGTCAGGAATAATACAGTTTCAGAAAAGTTCATGAATGGCAAATAATCTTCGATTACAAGTACCCAACTAGCTTCTTTCCACTCCCATATGTCAAAGTAATCCACATGTAGAACTACAAGTGACAGAGATCCTCCCAGGTTTATCAGATACGTCGTAACTGTTATCCTGTCTTCGTAACGCAGGTCTGGTGAATAGTAAGGCAGCTCCATAACTCCGAATCTCTCTTCCATATCCACGTAGAGGATTATACCAGGATCTTCCAAAGAAACAAGCCAGTAGATTTTTCCTCCTACAAAGACATGACTGGATCTGTGTGGGATAAGAAAAACATACATTGGAAGATGAGGCACAGCGCCGATGATCCTCCACGTGCTAGAAGAATACACCTCACACTCTATGTGCAAACCTGCTCCATTCTCACCATCAGAGACTATGCGGAAAATTTTGTACTCGCTCATGTCAGGACCATATGCAACTCCGATGCTTGGTTCAGTCCAAAACGATGGTCTGCCCTGAGGAAGAAGCAGAGTCTGTTCAGTAGAAGGATTGCAGATCCATATCTGGaaatcttcttcattttcatcaGAGAGTTGGTTGATGCAGCATACTAATCCATTGAACGATGCTATCATGAGCATGTGGTGCTCAGCGTTTCTTCCCGGAGGATCAACTGTAGCGTGGTGTCGAAAGTTGAACTCCCCTGGCTTCAACAAATACAGCTCCATAGCGTTGTTTACTCTAGGACAAGCTATGTATGAGGGCTTCTTTCTCGATTGAGCGAGATGTATCGTAGCAAAATGTTTGTCCCTAACTGAGTCACGCCAGTATCTGTTAACCGTTTTCACTGAACGGATAGACCTTACTGAGAGTCGAGATAAGATGTCACGAAAGACATCTTGTTTAGATTCTACGTCATCCCATGTCAGTGATGTCACTCGCCTGCGATGCTGAGCTCGCGTCTCgaccatttttttgtttgtttcttgttgCTAAGGCTCTgcatcgacaaaaaaaaaattggttagcCCATAAAAAAGTTTCAGAAACAGATATATTTGCAGCATGTATGTGTATTTATCTGACTGTAAGCAGCACACAACTGCTAACTACTCGAACAAACACATAGTCACCTCTTGGTATCCATCAGATAAAGACCAAAAAGACAGCTAACAAACACCAATCAGAACCAAGCAAAAGGGTTTAGCAGAAGGGAAAATGCATCAAACCCTTCTTTCATATCCATGCATGAGAATTTCTAACAACTGAAAACTAATCCCTAGAGCCTAGAAATATGATCTAAATCAGTGTTCTAAAAAGCGTTCGAGATGGCGTCGCCTAAGCGCTAAGCCTTCATAAACATAGTTACCCCTTGGTATCCATCATATAAAGACCAAAAAGAGCTAACAAACACCAAACACCCATCAGAACCAAGCAAAAGGGCTTAAAAGAGAGGAAAATGCATCAAAGCCTTCTTCCATATCTATGCATAaggaaaaactgaaaaaaaaaaaaaaaagagcctAGAAATATGATCTAAACCAGTGTTCTAAAAACCGATCTAGGCGGCGGCGCCTAGGACCTAAGCCTTCTAAAACCAATGGCTATTGTTTTCTAAACCGCATAGAAAATTATAATGTCATGATAATAAATGAGTTATTGTTAGATCGAGAAAGAAGAATCATTATACACCAACGCAAAATCAAGAATTTGTTGCAGAAGCAAAATCCGTCGCCACGGAATCAAAATAATTGTTTCATCGGCGTTTTTTACATATCTTTAAAGAATCAGAACCACATATAAATGATCATACCTAATCCTAACCAAAGGAAACAAATCTAACAAATTATCATGTTGCAAAATTCAGATCTGTTGGGTTTTCTCGAGCCTATATCAgctgattagtacgatattgtccactttgggcttAAGAGGTAAGACCGCATGGTTTTGTTATTGGGCTCTTTCCCAAAAATCTTGTATTAATCAGAGTTGGTGGAGACTTTGTCTAAACTTCTAATAGGAGACTTTGTTTGCACTCACAACAAGATCTTAGATACACATATAAACATATTGAATATCATAATAGAGTTGCTATATACTCGAAAGCCGTCGAAAACTATAGTTAACTTGTTATTTTTTCGGATATTGACTAGAGGGAATGATTGAAAGTCTTCAAAAGTATTAATTCCGTCAACGGCTTTAGTTTAGTTgctaaataattttgttttaagatttgaCTAGAGGAAAATGATTGCAAGTTTATTTAAGCAAGAATAATTTTATTCTCATGGACATTTTGATATTTCAACTTACTGGAATACAGTGTATAACAGAGTACAATGTAATACATGCATTgcaagtataatttatttattttgatatctatatatttatcatgatatttaaaataattaataaacattaacctATTTTACAGATATATATagactaatatttttaaaatatatatttaatatataattatcatgatatttaggaattaataaatagatattaacaat
Coding sequences:
- the LOC125601456 gene encoding uncharacterized protein LOC125601456 produces the protein MERLVKLSLGLWTKNSNGDWSFEVTSSYHGEAIIINNNETFDGLVELIRIRLNLGILTPVALTYQLPDWMIVPDGPKTLPITLSCDKDVEILTSVRDYMSEAVLYVTSAPELVARYEFLRRSPFTIGDTTYLEEGVSEAQHRQAILDLVGGHPIVCSKHILKIMFNEPQLLIEFRVALEIEMVYGLPNDNVQAEEATGFPRLTVDDVVAMAEAGTISPEEEFYYAENEKVLYGEPMNIEELQYEIPIGQPASLLNHSTPLQVEPLNVWRDMTEEEEYWDGIAGHENDYEVYYAHSTHPTEGVIGLPLAPNRRIAAPQPAIIIIIDDDDGSTTASSDGLNENNIITSAPPSEVIATIAMELSNNGPSVMEGDISTVVGNINQAGSSEFPIGPTPEDNSNKAEPTLDLTLTLGNKVPSNGDVPVESLNGSCSDPDEGSGVFRPFF
- the LOC106357485 gene encoding F-box protein DOR-like — its product is MVETRAQHRRRVTSLTWDDVESKQDVFRDILSRLSVRSIRSVKTVNRYWRDSVRDKHFATIHLAQSRKKPSYIACPRVNNAMELYLLKPGEFNFRHHATVDPPGRNAEHHMLMIASFNGLVCCINQLSDENEEDFQIWICNPSTEQTLLLPQGRPSFWTEPSIGVAYGPDMSEYKIFRIVSDGENGAGLHIECEVYSSSTWRIIGAVPHLPMYVFLIPHRSSHVFVGGKIYWLVSLEDPGIILYVDMEERFGVMELPYYSPDLRYEDRITVTTYLINLGGSLSLVVLHVDYFDIWEWKEASWVLVIEDYLPFMNFSETVLFLTSSEKEILCVTEWQWWTYHVNTRKWEERGGPPTQFTSPAMFPFTESLLPCNGGVRLEGR